A window of Pomacea canaliculata isolate SZHN2017 linkage group LG3, ASM307304v1, whole genome shotgun sequence contains these coding sequences:
- the LOC112560035 gene encoding LOW QUALITY PROTEIN: testis-expressed protein 26-like (The sequence of the model RefSeq protein was modified relative to this genomic sequence to represent the inferred CDS: deleted 2 bases in 1 codon): MATLVEGPFGQTTDFNMGLNGKYETRLGDDVLTESFARTLEQYYDKADRRDQAKCLELLASLKTGQEVRRDDFLVRRPKTAMPELGMSDKHCLTKPYETTYAREYVPRPDPDVRALRPMTSHAFSGPRSAPPVGSITTYQDEFFRKNQRPATPIRSGTASGDRNNKPHPPQSFIVWKLPSKGQRFQPPSPWSEEVTNEKLNQVTKRLCRSVYQDRLLGIPQGYQMKSAFNLPPDWKERVQYSVDSFQRSTYQVPQQQPEHAVPTTRYGASQRMASKGIVPSSNATCLDIRSRTTYDRHYNDNAGAVADQIRDTNRRLEREALMASVERARNEEKEVASKAVEDQMTNTSTRTYTPPPSYLRPPVPTPYRARAVVPAATPITNFSPAHPLLVPSPPPSTNCVPLFLS, translated from the exons ATGGCGACGCTCGTCGAAGGGCCTTTCGGGCAGACGACAGATTTCAACATGGGCCTTAACGGCAAATATGAGACTCGG CTTGGTGACGATGTGCTGActgaaagttttgccagaacGCTTGAACAGTATTACGACAAAGCAGATCGAAGGGATCAAGCAAAGTGCTTGGAGTTATTAGCATCTTTAAAAACCGGCCAGGAAGTAAGGAGAGACGATTTTCTAGTACGGAGACCTAAAACAGCAATGCCTGAACTTG GTATGTCTGACAAACATTGCCTGACCAAGCCTTATGAGACCACCTATGCACGAGAGTATGTACCACGACCCGATCCAGATGTCAGGGCATTAAG GCCAATGACGTCACATGCATTCTCAGGACCGCGCTCTGCGCCCCCTGTTGGCAGCATCACTACCTACCAGGACGAGTTTTTTAGAAAGAATCAGCGTCCGGCCACTCCGATTCGTTCTGGCACTGCCTCCGGCGACAGGAACAACAAACCCCATCCGCCTCAG tCCTTCATTGTCTGGAAATTACCCTCAAAGGGTCAGAGGTTCCAGCCGCCTTCGCCCTGGTCAGAAGAAGTGACCAACGAGAAGCTGAACCAGGTGACTAAGCGGCTTTGTCGCTCTGTCTATCAAGACAGACTACTT GGTATTCCCCAAG GGTACCAGATGAAGAGCGCTTTCAATCTGCCCCCTGACTGGAAGGAACGGGTACAGTACTCTGTGGACAGCTTCCAGCGCTCCACGTACCAAGTACCGCAGCAGCAGCCGGAGCACGCGGTACCCACCACCCGGTACGGCGCCAGCCAACGGATGGCGTCCAAAGGCATCG TTCCCTCTTCTAATGCCACATGCTTGGACATCAGGAGTCGCACCACTTACGACCGCCACTATAACGACAATGCCGGCGCCGTGGCTGATCAGATTCGTGACACCAACAGACGTCTGGAACGAGAAGCTTTGATGGCGAGCGTGGAGAGAGCCAGGAATGAAG agaaagaagtagCGAGCAAGGCTGTGGAGGACCAGATGACCAACACATCTACACGCACCTATACACCGCCTCCTTCGTACCTACGTCCTCCAGTGCCAACCCCCTATCGAGCACGCGCTGTTGTGCCAGCGGCCACGCCCATCACCAACTTCAGCCCTGCCCACCCTCTACTCGTGCCTTCGCCCCCACCCTCAACCAATTGTGTGCCCCTGTTTCTCTCTTGA